The Couchioplanes caeruleus sequence CCGGACGAAGCCGCGTTCATGCAGTTCACCTCCGGCACGACCGGCGCCGCGAAGGGCATCGTGCTCAGCCACCGCGCGGTGTTCGCCTCCGCGGCCGCGATCGGTGCGGGCGGCCCGTTCCTCGCCGACGACGTCATGGTGAGCTGGCTGCCGCTGCACCATGACATGGGCATGATCGGCGGGACCCTGTCGCCCTTCCTGCTGTCGCTGCCGTCGGTGCTTATCCGGCCGATGGCATTCGGCAGCAAGCCGGACCGCTGGCTGCGGCTCATCCACGAGTACCGCGGCACGTTGTCGCCGGCGCCGAACTTCGCGTACCGGCTGGTCACCGCCGTCGCCCGGCGCACCGACCTGAGCGGGCTCGACCTCAGCTGCTGGCGGACGGCCTTCAACGGCGCCGAGGTGGTCGACGCGGCGACGCTGCACGACTTCATCGACCTCACCGCCCGTTACGGCTTCCGGCCGGAGCACCTGCGCCCCTGCTACGGCATGGCCGAAGTGGGGCTGGCCGCCACCTTCTCGCCGGCCGGCACGGCGCCGCGGGTGGAGCTGTTGTCCCGGTCCGCGATCACCGAGGGCCGCGCCGAGCCGTCGGCGTCGGACGAGGACGCCCATCCGTACGTCTCCTGCGGCGTGCCCGTGCCCGGCATCAAGATCCGGGTGGTCGACGACACCGGGCTGGACGTCGGCGACGGCCGGGTCGGCCGGATCCTGGTCGCGGCCGAGTCGATGATGACCGGCTACATTGAGAACCCGGAGGCCGGGCCGGTGCTCGACCTGCGCGACGGCTGGCTGGACACCGGCGACCTCGGTTTCCAGCTCGGCGGCGAGCTCTTCGTCACCGGCCGCCACAAGGATCTGGTGATCCTGGCGGGCCGCAACTACCAGCCGCAGTCGTTCGAGCTGGCCGCCGAGAAGGTCGCCGGCGTCCGTCCCGGCGGCGCCGCCGCGGTGGGCGTGCCGGATCCCGCCAGCGGCACGGAAAGGCTCGTGATGGTCGTCGAGACCGTCCACCACCGCGACCCGGGACTGTCCGCGGCGACCGCCGACGAGGTCGGCGCCGTGGTGGCCCGCCGCACCGGCGTCCGGCCGGCCCGGGTCGTCATGGTGCCGCCGCGCACCCTGCCCAAGACGTCGAGCGGCAAGCTGCAGCGTTCCCGCGTCGCGGCGCGGGTGGCCGCCGGCACGATCGGCTGACGGACGTGGAGCTGGCACTGCTGGGCGGATCGCTGCGCCCGGGCTCGGCGAGCGAGGCGGTGCTGCACCTCTGCGCCGGCCTCGCCGCCGGGTACGGCGCCCGGACCACCATCTGCACGGCGGCCACCCTCGACCTGCCGCTCTATCGGCCCGGCGCCCTGCACCGCGCGCCGGGCGCCCGGCGGCTGGTCGAGACGCTGCGCCGCGCCGACGGTCTGGTCATCGTCACGCCCACCTATCACGGCGGCGTGTCGGGCCTGATCAAGAACGCCCTGGACCACGCCGAGGAGCTCGCGCACGACCGTCCCGCGTACCTCGACGGCAAGGTCGTGGGCGTGGCGGCGGTCGGCTGGAGCGAGCACGGCGCGGCCACCGCCGTGACGTCGCTGCGCACCACCGTGCAGTCGCTGCGCGGCTGGGTGGCGCCGATGGCCGTCACCTTCGACGCCACCGGCGTCGCCGCTCTCGACGTCGCCGAGGCCCGTGCCGCTCTGCGCGGCGACGCCCGCCTCATGCGGCGACTGGACATCCTGCTCGGCCAGGTCACCGACTTCGCCGACCGGTACGCCCGCGCCCGGCTCGCCGCCTGACCCGCACCGTCCATCTTCAGGAGAGAGACCATGACCGTTCCCGTCACCGACACCGGCATGACCCAGGAAGGTTCGATCGAGGACCTGCACCGGGCCGTCCGGGACCACTACGACAAGCTCGTCGACCTGTACGAGGACCTGTGGGGCGAGCACATCCACCACGGCTACTGGGATCTCCACGCCCCGCAGACGCCCCGCCACGCCGCCCAGCAGCGCACCACCCGCGAGCTGACGGCCTTCGGAGGAGTGCCGCACGGCGCGCGGGTGCTGGACAGCGGCTGCGGCATCGGCGCGTCGGCCGTCATGCTGGCCGCCGAGACGGGCTGCACCGTGGAGGGCATCACGCTGAGCCACGAGCAGGTCCGGCGGGCGACGGAGAAGGCCGCCGAGGCCGGCGTCGCCGACCGCACCTCGTTCCGGGTCATGGACGCCATGCACACCGACTACCCGGACGACACCTTCGACGTGGTGTGGTCGCTGGAGAGCTGCGAGCTGATGCCCGACAAGCGGGCGTATCTCGCCGAGAACCTGCGCATCCTCAAGCCCGGTGGCCGGCTCGTCGTGGCCACCTGGGTCAGCCGCGACGACCGGCTCGACCCGTCGGAGGTCAAGCTGCTGCGCCGGCTCTACCGCGACTTCGCGGTGTCGCACGTGCTGCCGCTGGACCACTACGCACAGGCCTGCGCCGAGCTGGGGTACACCGGCGTCACCACCGCCGACTGGACCGACCACGTGCGCGGCACCTGGGCCCTGTCGGCCGACATCGTCAAGCCGCTGATGCGCGACCCCTCGTACGTATGGAAGCTCGTGCGCGCCAAGGGCGCCGACATCTTCCGCTTCCTCAACTCCGTGCCGCTGATGAAGCAGGCCTACGACCGCGACGTCATGCGGTACGGCGTCTTCACCGCGGTCAAGCCGGGCTGATCGCGCCTCGATCCGTCTTCCAGCGCGGTTCCCGACGCTTGAGACCCGTGACACGCAACGCATCTGAAGGAGAGCCGCGTTGATCGACATGACAGATCAGGCGAGACCCGGGCGGTCCGAGGGGACCGAACCCGAATGGATCCGCTGCGGTCCGTGCCGGGCCCTGACCTACGGCAAGCGTTTCGAGCGGGAGCTGCGGGTGTGCCCGTCCTGCGGCCACCACGGCCGGGTCGGTCCCGAGCTGCGGGTCCGGCAGTTGCTGGACCCGGGTTCGGCGACCGAGGTGGAGGTGGCCGGGACCGTCGCCGACCCGCTGGGCTTCGCGGATCTGCGGCCGTACCCGGACCGCCATGCCGAGGCGGTCGCCCGCAGCGGCCGCGACACCGGGGTGCTGGCCGTGCGCGGCCGCATCGACGGCCACCCGGTGGTGCTGGCCGTGATGGACTTCGCCTTCCTCGGCGGCAGCCTCGGCACCGCCGAGGGCGAGGCCGTCACGGCGGCCGCCGAGGCGGCGCTGGCGGGGCGCACGCCGCTGATCGTGGTCGCCGCGTCCGGCGGTGCCCGCATGCAGGAGGGCGCCCTGTCGCTGATGCAGATGGCCAAGACCAGTAACGCATTCGCGGCGCTCGACGAGGCGGGGCTGCTCACCATCACGGTGGTGACGGACCCGACCTACGGCGGGGTGGCGGCGTCCTTCGCCACCCTGTCCGACGTGGTCATCGCCGAGCCCGGGGCGCGGATGGGCTTCGCCGGTCCGCGCGTCATCCGCCAGACCATCCGCCAGGAGCTGCCCGAGGGCTTCCAGACCGCCGAGTTCCTGCTCGCCCACGGCCTCGTCGACCGGGTCGTGCGCCGCAGCGAGCTGCGCCAGACGCTGGGCCGGCTGGTCGCGATGAGCCGCGACGACGACGGCGCGCCCTCGGCGGAGGCGCCGCAGGGCGTGGTCTGGACCGATCCGGACCGGATGCCCGCGGAGATCGCCGCGCGCGAGCCGCGCGAGGTCGTCGGCTTGGCCCGGATGCCGCAGCGCCCGACCACGCTCGACCACGCCGGGCACTGGCTGGACGGCTTCATCGAGCTGCACGGCGACCGCGCCGGTGCCGACTGCCCGGCCGTCGTCGGCGGGTTGGGCTGGCTGGGCGGACGCCCGGTCGTGCTGGTCGGGCACCAGAAGGGGCACACCACCGCCGAGCTGGTACGCCGCAAGTTCGGCATGCCCTCGCCGGCCGGGTTCCGCAAGGCGGGCCGGCTGTTCCGCCTCGCCGCCAAGCTCGGGCTGCCCGTCGTCACGCTGATCGACACCCCCGGCGCGGACCCCGGTCTGCAGGCCGAGGAGCAGGGTCAGGCGATCGCCGTGGCGGAGTCGCTGCGGCTGATGGGCCGGCTTCCCGTCCCGGTGGTCGCGGTCGTGACGGGCGAGGGCGGCAGCGGGGGCGCTCTCGCTCTCGGGGTCGCCGACCGGGTGCTGATGTGTGCGAACTCGATCTATTCGGTGATCAGCCCGGAGGGCTGCGCCGCCATTCTGTGGAAGCGGCCCGACGCGGCCGCCGACGCCGCGCGGGCCCTGCGTATCGC is a genomic window containing:
- a CDS encoding methyltransferase domain-containing protein — its product is MTVPVTDTGMTQEGSIEDLHRAVRDHYDKLVDLYEDLWGEHIHHGYWDLHAPQTPRHAAQQRTTRELTAFGGVPHGARVLDSGCGIGASAVMLAAETGCTVEGITLSHEQVRRATEKAAEAGVADRTSFRVMDAMHTDYPDDTFDVVWSLESCELMPDKRAYLAENLRILKPGGRLVVATWVSRDDRLDPSEVKLLRRLYRDFAVSHVLPLDHYAQACAELGYTGVTTADWTDHVRGTWALSADIVKPLMRDPSYVWKLVRAKGADIFRFLNSVPLMKQAYDRDVMRYGVFTAVKPG
- a CDS encoding NADPH-dependent FMN reductase is translated as MELALLGGSLRPGSASEAVLHLCAGLAAGYGARTTICTAATLDLPLYRPGALHRAPGARRLVETLRRADGLVIVTPTYHGGVSGLIKNALDHAEELAHDRPAYLDGKVVGVAAVGWSEHGAATAVTSLRTTVQSLRGWVAPMAVTFDATGVAALDVAEARAALRGDARLMRRLDILLGQVTDFADRYARARLAA
- the accD gene encoding acetyl-CoA carboxylase, carboxyltransferase subunit beta, which translates into the protein MTDQARPGRSEGTEPEWIRCGPCRALTYGKRFERELRVCPSCGHHGRVGPELRVRQLLDPGSATEVEVAGTVADPLGFADLRPYPDRHAEAVARSGRDTGVLAVRGRIDGHPVVLAVMDFAFLGGSLGTAEGEAVTAAAEAALAGRTPLIVVAASGGARMQEGALSLMQMAKTSNAFAALDEAGLLTITVVTDPTYGGVAASFATLSDVVIAEPGARMGFAGPRVIRQTIRQELPEGFQTAEFLLAHGLVDRVVRRSELRQTLGRLVAMSRDDDGAPSAEAPQGVVWTDPDRMPAEIAAREPREVVGLARMPQRPTTLDHAGHWLDGFIELHGDRAGADCPAVVGGLGWLGGRPVVLVGHQKGHTTAELVRRKFGMPSPAGFRKAGRLFRLAAKLGLPVVTLIDTPGADPGLQAEEQGQAIAVAESLRLMGRLPVPVVAVVTGEGGSGGALALGVADRVLMCANSIYSVISPEGCAAILWKRPDAAADAARALRIAAADLLRLGVVDGVVPEPPGGAHTDPAAAAELVHRAVAAAVAELADRKPEELLRHRFERFRQFGVAPTGGTETSV
- a CDS encoding AMP-binding protein, with the translated sequence MSIPDIHPDRRGYRPGATSDHALLLDAGTVAEALVERARREPAAVAFYLPDEPEPDRRITVADLLARAHAAGAALVAAGVTPGARVCLCLETSAPLLAGLFGAALAGAVPSVLEPPLTAGRREIWLERVRHIVAVARPAVLVCEEPLRATVEAALEGTDVTVISPPFAPGAVAEPVLSAPPDEAAFMQFTSGTTGAAKGIVLSHRAVFASAAAIGAGGPFLADDVMVSWLPLHHDMGMIGGTLSPFLLSLPSVLIRPMAFGSKPDRWLRLIHEYRGTLSPAPNFAYRLVTAVARRTDLSGLDLSCWRTAFNGAEVVDAATLHDFIDLTARYGFRPEHLRPCYGMAEVGLAATFSPAGTAPRVELLSRSAITEGRAEPSASDEDAHPYVSCGVPVPGIKIRVVDDTGLDVGDGRVGRILVAAESMMTGYIENPEAGPVLDLRDGWLDTGDLGFQLGGELFVTGRHKDLVILAGRNYQPQSFELAAEKVAGVRPGGAAAVGVPDPASGTERLVMVVETVHHRDPGLSAATADEVGAVVARRTGVRPARVVMVPPRTLPKTSSGKLQRSRVAARVAAGTIG